In a genomic window of Cyprinus carpio isolate SPL01 chromosome A10, ASM1834038v1, whole genome shotgun sequence:
- the ponzr10 gene encoding placenta-specific gene 8 protein, with translation MTTVIVQTPQKSGWNSGICDCCQDMNSCCYGFWCFPCFTCTTTGDFGESTCLPLLDIFGPGIMAAFGVPVCVPPVTLGMRVAVRHKYDIGGSICEDIMVSCCCIWCSWCQMSREIKARKQTVTVLTTYPVIQSIPMATTTQVVSTQQSVGVIGAAPVAPAVQMAPISYVTKDVK, from the exons ATGACGACTGTGATTGTGCAGACACCTCAAAAGAGCGGGTGGAATTCAGGAATATGTGACTGTTGCCAGGACATGAATTCTT GCTGCTATGGGTTCTGGTGCTTTCCTTGCTTTACCTGCACCACCACTGGGGATTTTGGGGAGAGCACCTGTCTGCCTCTGCTGGACATATTCGGCCCAGGTATCATGGCGGCTTTTGGGGTTCCAGTATGTGTGCCGCCTGTGACTCTAGGAATGAGGGTGGCAGTTCGCCACAAATACGATATTGGG GGCAGTATCTGTGAGGACATCATGGTATCTTGCTGTTGTATCTGGTGTTCATGGTGTCAGATGAGTAGAGAAATCAAAGCACGCAAGCAAACTGTCACTGTACTGACCACATATCCAGTGATTCAGTCCATTCCAATGGCAACCACCACACAAGTTGTCTCTACACAGCAGTCGGTTGGAGTGATTGGTGCGGCACCAGTTGCTCCTGCAGTCCAGATGGCACCAATTTCATATGtcacaaaagatgttaaatag